DNA sequence from the Thermodesulfobacteriota bacterium genome:
TTCTCCCCGTCGCTATATCAATTACCCCCGATGGTTCTAAGGCTTATGTCGCTAATTCCGGTAGCGTTACAGTGTCGGTGATAAAAATATCAGAAGACAGAGTTAGTGCTACAATAAACGTCGGATTTGACCCTGTTGATATAGCTATAACGCCCGACAACTCTAAGGCCTATGTAGCTAATCTATTGAGCAATTCTGTCTCCGTGATAGATGTACAGAAGAATAAAGTCATTAGAACGATAAATGTTGGTGCCGGACCCGCTGATATATCAATAACCCCGGATGGCTCAAAGGCCTATGTAACTAACACGGATAGTGATACGGTGTCGGTGATAGATATATCCGAAGATAAAGTGACCAGAACAATCTCCGTTGGATTCAGCCCCCTCATAGTCGCCATAACCCCCGATGGCTCGAAAGCCTATGTTACCAATAAAGTCAGTGACTCTGTCTCAGTGATAGGTGTATCAAATGACACAGTAATAAAAACGATCGCCGTTGGCAATATACCAATCGCTATAGGGATAACGCCGGATAGTTCCAAAGTATACATAGGTAATTGCAGTTGCGGTCTAGCTGTACTGGACAGGCCCGATACGGTATCTGTGATAAGCGCATCTACAGATGAGATTATCTCAACAATACCTGTCGGATTTGGACCCCTTGGTCTGGCAATAACCCCAGATGGCTCTAAGGTTTACGTGCCTAATGCTAATAGCAGCACAGTATCAATAATAAATGTATCTACCGACCAAGTCGTTGCTACAGTATCAGTCGGCTCTGGGCCTGCCGCTGTGACAATAGCGCCGGACGACACGAAGGTTTATGTGAGTAATTTTAACAATCCTGATAATCCAGGAAACACAGTATTAGTAATAGATGTTGGGACGAACACGATTATCGATGAAGTGATTGTTGGCCTAGGGCCTACGGGTATGGCAATAACACCTGATGGGACTAAGCTATATGTTGCGAATTTCGGTAGTATCTTTGAACCAGGCAATTCAGTATCTGTAGTAGATGTGGCAACGAATAGTGTTATCGATGAAGTGAATGTTGGAATCGGCCCAATCGCTATAGCAATAACCCCGGATGGCTCCAGAGTTTACGTGGCCAATTTTGGTAGCAGGAACTCACTCGGTGATACTGTAACGGTGATCGACGTAGCAACCGAAACGGTTAGTGATGAAATAAATGTTGGAGATGGACCTGCAGGCATTGCCATAACCCCGGATGGTTCTACAGCTTATGTTACTAATTTAGGTGGTGTCGATGACCCTCCAGATTCCCAAGCAGGCGGTACGGTATCGTTGATAGATATAGCAACCGACCAGGTTATCGATGAGGTAACTGTTGGTACCGGACCCCTTGGTATAGCACTAGCACCAGATGGTTCCAAGGCTTATGTTACCAGTTTCGGCAGTATTACCTCTCCGGGTGCTTCCGATCCAGGCAACATAGTGTCGGTAATAAACGTGGGAACAAACACAGTTATCGATGAAGTAACTGTCGGATTCGGACCCGCCGGTGTGGCAACAACACCAGATGGTTCAAGAATTTATGTTAGTAATTTGGATACCGGTAATGAGGTATTCGGCGGCTTAGGAGCGCTTAGTGACGCCGGTAACACGGTGTCAGTAATCGACGCTGGATCAAACGAAGTTGTATCGACTACCGAAGTAGGGAATAGACCCTTTGGGATCGCAATAACGAATGATGGAACGAAGGCTTATGTAGCGAATTATTTGAGCGGTACAGTGTCAGTGATAGATGTATCCACAAACTCGGTTATTGCCACGATACCTATTACTGAACCTGAAGATGAACTCTTAGCTGGCAGATTAGAAATCAAATAATTTTTTGCGGGGGGCGACGATATTTTGAAATCAAATTTGTTAAACGCCAAACTTTTCCTCCCGCTTATGGGTTTAGTGGGCGATTCTTTTTTGGAGAGCCCGCAGACTCGGGTTAAATGGCAGCTACAGGGTTCGCCGAATAGGAATCCGATCATCCTGAGCTCGTCGAAGGATGTTTCTTTTAGACTATATGAAAATCATTCGTCCATAGACCCTTCGATAAACTCAGGGCTCAGGTCAAACGGTTTTACAACCATTTCAAGAAACTGTTTTGCACTAAGCCGAAGGTGGAAAAGCAGATTTGGTCTTTTAATGATTTTTGTTATTACCATCTTATCGACCCTTACCCTCGTGCCAGGTTGTGGCGCAGGTGGAGAAAGTAGTGGAGAATCCCCAGTTGCTCCTAGTAATCGGAAGATATTTGTTGCTAATGTTTTCGGGAACATAATCACGGTTTTTGATGCCAACGACAGCGGGAATGTTGCCCCTGTAAGAGGCATCGGGTCAGACACGGGGCTGTTTTTACCATCAGGATTATTTGTAGATACGGAAAATAATGAGATATTTGTAACCAACCTCGACAATGACACAATCACAGTATACGAGAGAACAGATGCAGGGAATGTTTCTCCTAAAAGAACGATAGGGGGACCAAATACAGGCCTTTTCGGACCAGTACGAATATTTGTTGACACGAAAAATGACGAGATATTCGTCATAAATTCGTTCTTTGATGATAGCGTCGATCCGATTGAAACTTTTAGTTCGATCACGGTATATGGAAGATTAGATGAAGGAAATGTCTCGCCTAAAAGAACTATCGAAGGTCCAAATACCAGCATTGTTGTACCGGCTGGCATATATGTCGATACCAAAAATGATGAGCTCTTCATCACCAACCAACTTGGTAATACTGGGGTCCTAGTATTTCGACGAACGGATGATGGAGATGTCCCGCCTCAAAGAATTATAAACATATCAGAGCTAACGGATGAGGGCATATCTTTTTTCCCAAGATCGCTATACGTGGATGTAGAAAATGGCGAGATACTTGTTGGCCTCTCGGCTGTCTTTTCCCCGCTCTTGCCACCGCCATCGAATATAGAGCCAATTTTTGAAAACAGAATCAACGTATATATGAGAACAGATGAAGGGGATGTTACACCTTTAAGAACCATAGAAGGATCCAATACTGGGCTCAACGAACCAGAGGGGATATCCGTGGATGGAAAAAGTAACGAAATATTTGTCTCTAACTTCTTCAATAATACGGTCACAGTGTATGGTAGAACAGATACAGGGAACGTCCATCCCATAAGAACCTTATCTATAGTTGACTCAAACAGCGCAGGCGCTCTCCTCGACAGGGGAATGCTGACAAATTTATTCTTAGATACAGAGAATAACGAGCTATTTGTGACAAATCTGAATAACACGATCCTAGTTTATAGAAAAACAGATGAGGGAGAAGCTCTTCCCCTGAGAATTATAGGAGCAAATACGGGTCTTTTAAATCCAAAGTGGATATTCGCAGATACGAAGAATAACGAAATATTTGTGAGTAACTTTTCTAGTCGCCTGATTACAACATATGGATTAACAGATGAAGGGAATGTCGCACCTCTAAGGACCATATCCCAGGGAGAAGCAGATCAGACCGGGATCTTTGTGGCTACTGAACGTAACGAGATATTGGTAAACATATTTAGTCTTCCTTTTGCTATCACGACGTTAAGGAGAACCGATGAAGGCAATGTTGCTGCCTTAAGAATCATTGGCGGTGCCAATACAAGGCTTTTTGAATCAGAAGGTCTATATGTAGACTTGGAGAATAATGAGATATTTGTAACTAATGGAGCCGATATTAATATCCCAGGAGAAATCACAGTATATAGAAGGAGGGATTCAGGTGACGTTACACCCTTAAGAATTATATCCGGGCAGAATACGGAACTTTTACGCCCGCTTGGAATATTCGCAGATGCAGAACATGATGAACTATTTGTCACTAACCCATTTGACGACAAAATTTTAATATATCGTAGAGCGGACGACGGAAATGTTTCACCCATAAGGACTATAGAAGGGCCAAATACTAGGCTTTTTGCACCACTAGGAATCTTTGTAGATATAGAACAAGATGAGATATTTGTGACTAACGCCGCTGATAGAATCACAGTGTACAGGAGAACTGACGAAGGGAATGCAACTCCTTTACGAACCATAGAAGGACCAGCGACCAGGCTCGCTATACCATGGGGGATATTCGTAGCCGACTCACCTTAGATGGGAAGAGCATGAATAAAACCCATCTTCAAGAAATCATTATTAATTACATAGCGACTCTCCTGCTTTTATCGTTTTTTCTAGGTGCATGTGTAGCGGTAAAGCAGACTGATATAGAAATCAACGATGAACGTGTATTCCAAACTATCAAAGAGGGCGCGGAGCTCTATAATAAAGGGAAATATGACGAATCCTTAGAGAAGCTCTCTCAAGCTGAGAAAGAGTCTACTTTAACTCAGGATAAAATAAGAATCGCAGAAATTTTATCCAAAGGGGGCTTTGCACTCCTCGGGAAAAAACTGTTCAATAAGGCACTCTCATATTATGACCGCTCTCTAGAAATTAATAGTACTTTGGGTAATAAGCCCGGACTGATTAATGACTATAGTTACATAGGGAAAATATATACAGACCTTGGAAAATACGAAGAGGGAATTGAATCCATTCAGGAAGCCATAAGAATACAGAGGGAGTTAAAAGATAAGGCTGGGATAGCTCACAACCTAAATAACGTTGCCAACTTATATAGCTATCTCGGAAACTACCGGGAATCGATCAGGCTTTTAACCGAAGCCCTTGGAATCGGTGAGGAGATTAAAGATTCAAATCAGACTGCAAAGACACTCGTTAATCTAGCTACTATTCATTTCCGATTGAGACACTATCAGGAGTCCATCGAATACCTAAACCGTGCTTTTAAGATTGCCGATGAAGCAAAAGAAGAGAATCTAAAAGCCTACTCCCTTAATGTGATAGGTGTTGTCTATAGAGAGCAGGGCAACTATGAAAAGGCTTTGGACAATTACCAGAGGGCATTAGAAATTAATATGAAACTAGGTATTAAGTCTGAGATTGCTACAAATCTCAGCATCATAGGAGAACTCTATAAAGAGTTGGGACGTTACGACGATGCCCTCCGATATTTTGAAGATTCGCTACGTATGACTGAAGAACTCCAGGACCAACTAATGACTGCAATAACTATGAGTTACATTGGAGAAGTAAGATTTAAACAAGGGAATCACGGAGAAGCCCTTAGCCTCTATAACGAATCTTTAAGTGGTTTTAAGAAACTCGGCGTCAAAGATAGAATAGCAAGGAGCTTTAATCATATCGGCTACGTAGAAGGGGAAATGAAGAAATGGGACGCTGCAACTCGGAACTTTGATCAGGCAATATCAATCTATAAAGACTTGGGAGACCGTGAGTGGATTCATGTTGCTCTCTTTGGGAAAGGAGTTTATTTAGAGGAAAAGGGCGATATGGCTTCAGCCGAAAAGAGCTACAAAGAAGCCGTGGACGTTTTTGAATCAATTAGAGAGGATGTTGTAGGAGGGGAGGAAGGTCAGCAAATATTCAGCGACGTGAACGTAAAGATTTATGAAAAGCTCGTATCTCTGCTTATAAGACAGGGAAAAACGGAGGAGGCTCTCGAGTACATTCAAAGAAGCAGATCAAAATCCCTTCGTGATAACCTACGAAAGAGTGGTATTAGTTCCTTTGATGACAATGTTCGGGGTCAGCTTAGAAGATATGATGAACTTTCAAAACGAGAGGCTTCTATAAACTATGAGCTTCTCAGGGAGAAATCAAGATTATCGCCTAATCGGGAGAAGATAGACAACCTGTCACGGACCCTGGCAAAGACACGGGAGGAGTTTGATCAGGTAATCTCACGGCTAAAAGAAGATTACCCGAGAGCGTATGGTGTACTCGGCATATCACCACCGAATTTGTCGATTCTAAGAGAAGAGGGGGGACTTCCCCCGAACTTCACCATGTTGCAGTACTTCATTACAGAAGATGAATGTTATATTTTTACGGCCAGCCGATCCGGTATAACGGTTAAAAGTATCTCCATAAAAAAAGAAGAGTTGAATAGAATGGTGTCTGATTTTAGAAGATTGATTTTTGAAAGGTCTCCTTCTGGGGCACACAGGCTAAAGTTCACCTCAGATAATACTGCTAAAGATAAAAACCTCCTTGACGAACTCTCTTTAGGCTTATACAACATTCTTGTAGAACCGGTAAAAGAAGATATAGGAGACTCACAAATAGTAGGTATTATTCCTTTCGGAATTCTTAACTACCTACCCTTTCAGGCTTTATCCGAGCAAAAGGCAAATGGCGGATTAGAATTCTTTCTTGAACAAAAAAGTCTAGTTTATTTTACAAATATTGACCAACCAGGCCTAGCAGTAAGAAATGGAAAAGCGAAAAGTTTCGAAAACATAATTGCCTTTGGGAATCCGGACCTTAAGGATCCGAAGCTAGACCTTCCATATTCTAAGAAAGAGGTTCAGGCTATAAAGGATTTATTCCCGAGTGCCCTCGTATTTTTAGAAGGGGAAGCCACTAAAGATAACTTTAAGAAAAATTGGGACAAATACCCGAGAGTCCATATGTCTGCCCATGTGGTATTGAATGATGAAGGTCAATTTATCTTACTTGCCCCGTCCGATACAGGCAAAATCTCTACGACCGACATTACAGAGCTGACACCAGCAGAAAACATCGATTCCGTTGTACTTTCGGCTTGTAGTACGGCTATAGACCCTTTTCAAACAGATCCATCAGGCACCCAGCTTGCCACACTAGCGTTTGCTTTTGCCTGGGTGGAAGTTCCATACGTGATTGCAACGCTCTGGGACATAAGCGATCAGGGTACCGCTACTCTAATGAGGGATTTTTACAATAACCTTAAGGATGGGAAACCCCTGTATATAGCTTTTCGTGAGGCTCAGATCGATATGATTCAGAGACACGATAAATACTCTCATCCTTATTACTGGGCTCCTTTCGTATTGTTTGATAACTGGATGTAGTTAATTGAGAATACCCTGCAGTTGCTGCAATTGTTTGGATACGAGGGGATTAGTTTTAACTCATTCGTGCTTGCTAAAACACTACGCCGATCCCATAAGTTCTAATCTTCACTCAAGTCGATGAAAGACCAGCCCTGAAAGAACCTTTGGATAGAAATATGTTGTTTTGTGGGGCAACTTTTCATCCGCTAAGACTACTTCAAATATATCCAAGGCTGTAAGCGGAGGGAGAATAAAGCCAAGTACATATTGCCCACTTTTAACAAGCTCAGATACTTCCTTTATAGACTTTGTATAAAATATTTCCGATTTCTCTTCGGTAATTATCTCTTCAAGCACAACGTTATGTAGGAGCATCACCGCTAAATTCTTATACGATTCCGGAAAAAGGTTCTTGGGCGAAACCTTAATAACACTCTCAGTGTCTTTTGTCACCATGAGAAATTCCCGATGACCGATGGATGAGACGGCTTCATTAAAATCAATTCTCTTTATATTAAACCTCTCGCCTATTTTCTGAATGAAATTTTCTAGATCCAGGGAGTCGAGATTTTTTAAAACCCTGTGAGTAGGGTTGATCAAAAGTCCATCATCTTCAGCACGAGAGAGATACATCATCACGTATTCATATGGCCGCTCGCCAGACCCGGTACCCGGATCTTTCGTCTTTAGATTTCTATACTCGAGGGCTGTTTCATAACGATGATGCCCATCCGCAATTAGGAGATTACAATCTGACATCCTTGTTTTTATTTTCGATATTAAATCTTGGTCAGAAATCTTCCAGAGCCAATTCCTTACGCCATCTTTGTATAGGGAATCAATCAAGGGTCCATTTATACGTTTGTCTATATCCTTTTCTATCAACCCTTCAGGATCAGAATAAATAGAAAAAACTGGGCTTAGGTTCGCCTTGCATGCCAGCGTTAGCTTCAACCTGTCCATCTTGGGTTTGGGAAATGTCCTTTCGTGAGGCAGAATAATCTTCGTGGAAAAATCCTCTATCCTGACAGCAGCAATAAATCCCCTTCGCCTAATCTGTTTCCCATCTATATTAAATTCCTGGTGATAGGGATAAATTGAGGGCTCGGTATCCTGAATTAGAACATTATCAGAAATCCAATTTCTAAAGGTTTCACCGGCTTCAGAGTATTTCTTTTCACCATCGCACTTAGAAAGGATTAGGCGAACTACATTATAAGGACTTACACGGTAAAGCTCTTCCTGTTCTTCTCTACTAATTACATCATAAGGAGGGGCAAGAACCTTTATTACATCGTCAATTTTCTTTGGATTGTAACGAAAGCCGCGAAACCCGGTTACAACAGACATTAAAAAAATTCCTCAATCAATTCTCTACTAATCTCACCCTCCCTGATAATCGATGGTGGAGATTTTGTCAAATCAACTACGGTAGAACCCTTTGACGGGTGTAGAGTACCCGAATCAATTATAAGGTCAACCTTAGAGTTAAACGCATCATATATACCTT
Encoded proteins:
- a CDS encoding beta-propeller fold lactonase family protein translates to MTIQMVESVVIRIKGLSLKIKIVLLSLIILSCSAVGGFLAFLLSGPGGLPIIPALIAPGGRQLVVTSSHPLVRFFSEPQVAVATPDNSKVYVTNLRRDSVSVIDVFTNRVITEIPVGRGPSAIAVTPDGSKAYVSKEGSLPAEPGNTVSVIDINTDRVMSTVTVGLLPVAISITPDGSKAYVANSGSVTVSVIKISEDRVSATINVGFDPVDIAITPDNSKAYVANLLSNSVSVIDVQKNKVIRTINVGAGPADISITPDGSKAYVTNTDSDTVSVIDISEDKVTRTISVGFSPLIVAITPDGSKAYVTNKVSDSVSVIGVSNDTVIKTIAVGNIPIAIGITPDSSKVYIGNCSCGLAVLDRPDTVSVISASTDEIISTIPVGFGPLGLAITPDGSKVYVPNANSSTVSIINVSTDQVVATVSVGSGPAAVTIAPDDTKVYVSNFNNPDNPGNTVLVIDVGTNTIIDEVIVGLGPTGMAITPDGTKLYVANFGSIFEPGNSVSVVDVATNSVIDEVNVGIGPIAIAITPDGSRVYVANFGSRNSLGDTVTVIDVATETVSDEINVGDGPAGIAITPDGSTAYVTNLGGVDDPPDSQAGGTVSLIDIATDQVIDEVTVGTGPLGIALAPDGSKAYVTSFGSITSPGASDPGNIVSVINVGTNTVIDEVTVGFGPAGVATTPDGSRIYVSNLDTGNEVFGGLGALSDAGNTVSVIDAGSNEVVSTTEVGNRPFGIAITNDGTKAYVANYLSGTVSVIDVSTNSVIATIPITEPEDELLAGRLEIK
- a CDS encoding CHAT domain-containing tetratricopeptide repeat protein, producing the protein MNKTHLQEIIINYIATLLLLSFFLGACVAVKQTDIEINDERVFQTIKEGAELYNKGKYDESLEKLSQAEKESTLTQDKIRIAEILSKGGFALLGKKLFNKALSYYDRSLEINSTLGNKPGLINDYSYIGKIYTDLGKYEEGIESIQEAIRIQRELKDKAGIAHNLNNVANLYSYLGNYRESIRLLTEALGIGEEIKDSNQTAKTLVNLATIHFRLRHYQESIEYLNRAFKIADEAKEENLKAYSLNVIGVVYREQGNYEKALDNYQRALEINMKLGIKSEIATNLSIIGELYKELGRYDDALRYFEDSLRMTEELQDQLMTAITMSYIGEVRFKQGNHGEALSLYNESLSGFKKLGVKDRIARSFNHIGYVEGEMKKWDAATRNFDQAISIYKDLGDREWIHVALFGKGVYLEEKGDMASAEKSYKEAVDVFESIREDVVGGEEGQQIFSDVNVKIYEKLVSLLIRQGKTEEALEYIQRSRSKSLRDNLRKSGISSFDDNVRGQLRRYDELSKREASINYELLREKSRLSPNREKIDNLSRTLAKTREEFDQVISRLKEDYPRAYGVLGISPPNLSILREEGGLPPNFTMLQYFITEDECYIFTASRSGITVKSISIKKEELNRMVSDFRRLIFERSPSGAHRLKFTSDNTAKDKNLLDELSLGLYNILVEPVKEDIGDSQIVGIIPFGILNYLPFQALSEQKANGGLEFFLEQKSLVYFTNIDQPGLAVRNGKAKSFENIIAFGNPDLKDPKLDLPYSKKEVQAIKDLFPSALVFLEGEATKDNFKKNWDKYPRVHMSAHVVLNDEGQFILLAPSDTGKISTTDITELTPAENIDSVVLSACSTAIDPFQTDPSGTQLATLAFAFAWVEVPYVIATLWDISDQGTATLMRDFYNNLKDGKPLYIAFREAQIDMIQRHDKYSHPYYWAPFVLFDNWM
- a CDS encoding DUF1015 domain-containing protein, encoding MSVVTGFRGFRYNPKKIDDVIKVLAPPYDVISREEQEELYRVSPYNVVRLILSKCDGEKKYSEAGETFRNWISDNVLIQDTEPSIYPYHQEFNIDGKQIRRRGFIAAVRIEDFSTKIILPHERTFPKPKMDRLKLTLACKANLSPVFSIYSDPEGLIEKDIDKRINGPLIDSLYKDGVRNWLWKISDQDLISKIKTRMSDCNLLIADGHHRYETALEYRNLKTKDPGTGSGERPYEYVMMYLSRAEDDGLLINPTHRVLKNLDSLDLENFIQKIGERFNIKRIDFNEAVSSIGHREFLMVTKDTESVIKVSPKNLFPESYKNLAVMLLHNVVLEEIITEEKSEIFYTKSIKEVSELVKSGQYVLGFILPPLTALDIFEVVLADEKLPHKTTYFYPKVLSGLVFHRLE